A window of the Brassica napus cultivar Da-Ae chromosome A2, Da-Ae, whole genome shotgun sequence genome harbors these coding sequences:
- the LOC106434018 gene encoding uncharacterized protein LOC106434018, giving the protein MDSQEEVEWCDKEKTNGNDVRFSLVDFVKEGQHFISKTLLKAAFEICAMKHNFDYNLVKSDKKMWYIRCADDDCSWRVRAEGLPGSSYFIIKKYVPHHSCAASKRKGSVRTASAKTIGTLVMHMYETAKEGPRSNDIVQYMRSEHGLEISYSLAWDAREYAINKVKGLPEEGYEKIPKYLHMMREANPGSHTSYERDSEGRFRFLFISFGQSLRGFYVAIRKVIVVDGTFLKSKYKGVLLVATALDGNSNLYPIAFGVVDSENDLAWNWFMRQLNAVIADEHSLAFVSDRNSSIAKAIANVYPQAHHGICIHHLLNNVVTYFSGKGVAGLVAKASKAYRAADFRKLFTAIYSISPEIGNYLIEADVRKWARCQFPGYRYDINTTNPAESINSALRTPREFPVIPLMDSIREMMTRWFFQRRTLSYKHSKPLTIAVEKKIDRRIEKGKKFKVFPISDDRFLVQGDTFDCMVDLVRRTCSCGKFDLMKIPCRHAIKAGFSVGIQAHTLTDDIYTTASWRTAYEESINPIGVPEDAWTVPSHVEQTKVLPPESRRAAGRRKKRRYETAEDKIRSSQGNQGSKGRKCSRCGIRGHDRRTCDRAI; this is encoded by the coding sequence ATGGATTCACAAGAAGAGGTTGAATGGTGTGACAAAGAGAAGACCAATGGAAATGATGTGCGATTTTCTTTGGTGGATTTTGTGAAGGAGGGTCAACATTTTATTTCGAAAACGCTTTTGAAGGCAGCATTCGAAATATGTGCAATGAAACATAATTTCGACTATAATCTTGTCAAGTCGGATAAAAAAATGTGGTACATTCGTTGCGCAGATGATGATTGCAGCTGGCGTGTTCGTGCAGAGGGGTTACCTGGTTCatcttattttatcatcaaaaagTATGTACCTCATCATTCATGTGCTGCATCCAAAAGGAAGGGTTCTGTTCGGACAGCTTCAGCAAAAACAATTGGTACTCTGGTTATGCATATGTATGAAACTGCTAAAGAAGGGCCGAGATCTAATGATATAGTCCAGTATATGCGTTCAGAACATGGACTTGAGATATCCTATTCTTTGGCATGGGATGCACGTGAGTATGCAATCAACAAAGTGAAAGGCCTTCCAGAGGAAGGCTATGAAAAAATTCCCAAATACTTGCACATGATGAGGGAAGCTAATCCAGGGTCACACACGTCTTATGAAAGGGATTCTGAAGGGCGATTCAGATTCCTCTTCATCTCCTTTGGTCAGAGTCTTCGCGGTTTCTATGTTGCAATTCGGAAAGTTATTGTTGTGGATGGGACGTTCTTGAAGAGCAAATACAAAGGGGTATTACTGGTTGCTACTGCATTAGATGGAAACTCTAATTTATATCCTATTGCATTTGGAGTTGTCGACTCAGAGAATGACCTTGCGTGGAACTGGTTTATGAGACAACTTAATGCGGTCATTGCTGACGAGCATAGTTTAGCTTTTGTGTCTGATAGGAATTCCTCGATTGCTAAAGCTATTGCTAACGTGTACCCGCAAGCTCATCACGGAATTTGCATTCACCACTTGCTGAATAATGTCGTAACATATTTTAGTGGGAAAGGTGTGGCTGGTTtggttgcaaaggcttctaaagCTTATCGAGCTGCTGATTTTCGTAAGCTGTTCACTGCTATTTACTCTATTAGTCCTGAAATTGGAAATTATCTAATAGAAGCCGATGTGAGGAAGTGGGCTCGTTGTCAATTCCCGGGTTACAGGTATGATATCAACACTACTAACCCTGCGGAGTCGATAAATTCTGCTTTGCGTACGCCTAGAGAGTTTCCAGTAATACCTCTAATGGACAGCATTAGGGAAATGATGACTCGATGGTTTTTCCAACGTAGAACTTTAAGTTATAAGCACTCGAAGCCACTGACCAttgctgtggagaagaagatagACAGAAGGATTGAGAAGGGTAAAAAGTTTAAGGTCTTCCCGATTAGCGATGACAGGTTTTTGGTTCAAGGTGACACTTTTGACTGCATGGTTGACTTGGTCAGACGCACGTGTTCTTGTGGGAAGTTTGATCTGATGAAAATCCCATGCAGGCACGCCATAAAAGCAGGCTTCAGTGTTGGAATACAAGCACACACACTCACAGACGACATATACACTACTGCGTCATGGCGCACGGCTTATGAAGAAAGCATAAATCCTATTGGTGTCCCTGAAGATGCTTGGACTGTTCCATCTCATGTGGAGCAGACGAAAGTCCTTCCTCCAGAGTCTAGACGAGCTGCAGGTAGAAGAAAGAAACGCAGATACGAGACAGCCGAAGATAAGATCCGTTCGTCACAAGGAAATCAAGGCTCTAAAGGTCGCAAATGTAGCCGATGTGGGATTCGAGGGCACGATAGGAGAACATGTGATCGAGCAATATAG
- the LOC111203133 gene encoding plasma membrane-associated cation-binding protein 2-like, with product MDAEKPLLTDMPVMEISLEAGTNPEVDVLATPTIAGFPGSKAACEPSSTGSGPVTFIFEKVCLFLPAVEKSREVKIVEEVVKTDKPFKEEGTPSSEKEIEIVEEKKEEVKPTFVPVPAAAEEKKPAVEEEKKAVVEEKKPSTVEEKKPAVEEKKLVVEEEKKPAVEEKKPMEEVKKEVVAPVQVAETPSTKVTEAPVVVTPAKAPETTAAATQKA from the exons ATGGATGCGGAGAAGCCTCTTTTAACTGACATGCCTGTGATGGAGATCTCTCTTGAAGCCGGCACAAACCCTGAAGTCGATGTCTTGGCGACACCTACAATAGCAG GATTTCCCGGATCAAAGGCTGCATGTGAACCTTCATCTACCGGTTCTGGACCAGTAACATTCATATTTGAGAAAGTATGTTTGTTTCTCCCGGCGGTGGAAAAGTCACGAGAGGTAAAAATTGTGGAGGAAGTCGTGAAAACTGATAAACCTTTCAAAGAAGAGGGAACTCCAAGTAGTGAAAAAGAGATAGAAAtagttgaagagaagaaagaagaggttAAACCGACATTTGTTCCTGTCCCCGCTGCTGCCGAGGAGAAGAAGCCAGCCGtggaagaggagaagaaggcggtggtggaagagaagaaGCCATCCACGGTAGAGGAGAAGAAGCCAGCCGTGGAAGAGAAGAAGCTAGTCGtggaagaggagaagaagccAGCCGTGGAAGAGAAGAAGCCAATGGAGGAGGTCAAAAAAGAAGTTGTTGCCCCAGTGCAAGTAGCTGAAACTCCATCCACTAAGGTCACAGAGGCTCCAGTGGTTGTAACTCCGGCCAAGGCTCCAGAAACTACTGCGGCTGCGACACAAAAAGCTTGA